The Intestinibaculum porci DNA window GGCGGGAAACAGTATGATTTGCGAATATCACGCGCCAGCGACGGTTGGTGACTTAAAAGCCGGCATCACTTTTTATGACAATAGTCATCATCGCGTCTTTATGAAGACGACTTTAACCATAAAACAAAGCGATTTTAAGAGCATCTAGCGAGATGCTCTTTTTGAATATTCAGTGCAGTTGTGGTAAAGTGGAGAGGAAAAAGAGGTGATTTCATGATTCAAGCTGCCATATTTGATGTTGACGGCACGCTGTTAGATTCCCTTTCAATGTGGGAAAAGATCGATCAGCAGTATCTTTCTTCCTTGGGATGCCAGGCGAGTGAAGAGATCAGCCGTCAGTTATTTACCTATTCATTAGAAGAAGGAGCGCGTTTTATTAAGGAGACGTTTCATTTGTCTAAGTCCGTTGAGACAATTGTGGCGGAGCTCGTCGCTTTGGCGAATGACTATTACTTACATGATGTGCCGGTGAAAAAAGGTGTGAAAAAAGTGCTCAATACATTTTATCAACAGGGCTTACCGATGGCGATTTGTACTTCTAATCATAAGGATGTCATCGATCAGATCCTCAAGGCCCATCAGATGGAACGTTATTTTCGTTATGTGACAACTGTTGATGAAGTTGGTCAAGGCAAAGAATCACCGCAGATTTATTTAACGGCATGTGATCATTTGCATGCCACGCCAAGTCATACCCTCGTCTTTGAGGACGCTTTGCATGCGATTGAAACCTTATCTAAGACGGATTTTATTACGGTTGGCTGCTATGATGATTACAGTAGAAAAGATCAGCCGGAAATCAAGCAGTTAAGCACATATTATGTGCATGAAATCGATGAAATTCTTCCTTGTCTAGAAACCAGCGCAGTTGTAGACTAGAGGGGGGATGCCTGATGGATATTTATTATGAAACATGGGGCCAGGGCCCCGCAGTGATCTGCCTGCATGATGTCTTTGAAAACCGAAAAGTATTTGCAGCACTTGCCAAGGATTTACAAAAACATTATCAGCTGATTCTCATCGATGCCCGTTACCACGGCAAATCAGTGAAAAGCGGTCCTTTGTCTATCGCACAAAACGTTTTAGATGTGCAAAGCGTCATCGCTGACTTAGG harbors:
- a CDS encoding HAD family hydrolase → MIQAAIFDVDGTLLDSLSMWEKIDQQYLSSLGCQASEEISRQLFTYSLEEGARFIKETFHLSKSVETIVAELVALANDYYLHDVPVKKGVKKVLNTFYQQGLPMAICTSNHKDVIDQILKAHQMERYFRYVTTVDEVGQGKESPQIYLTACDHLHATPSHTLVFEDALHAIETLSKTDFITVGCYDDYSRKDQPEIKQLSTYYVHEIDEILPCLETSAVVD